A genomic window from Candidatus Kouleothrix ribensis includes:
- a CDS encoding right-handed parallel beta-helix repeat-containing protein yields MPMKRHMPGGRATALLMAVLLLLGGPAMPHVSAHTPTTAAPRAGAAAATPLTAISVTGTADLADGNTASFDALAGQPGPDGLISLREALLAANATPGTTPLTIGFAIPTSDRGYSSASGTWTISLGARALPNLARGSLTIAGDSQPGGAAGHPSIVIDGYQVYEAPGLSNGLTITSAQNSIRGLTLVSFYDDAIVIDGPAAALNQVAGCYVGVGAAGGPAAAASYFGIEIRNGAHDNLIGGASPAARNLIGGNEHSGILVQGAGTRANTIANNWIGTDASGQARLANKVAGIMISGGARDTLVGGANQGNLVSGNDIGVYLDGAVDTTVAGNVIGLAADGHTPLGNQSGGVFVVRGAQNNRIGGPSPVLRNVISGNGAVATAFGQGIYMSDTSTTGNLVLGNYIGTDTSGNGPAGNYRQGLLITAGAQANQVGDTTAAAGNVIAYNGLGGIRIDAPNNRVLGNLIGVGADGHTRLGNQSNGVRIGGNDNTLGPNNLIANNQHSGVLLLGSNTTVMSNTLEANGRSGLCAIGRNATIDRNLVVQNGGGAGPWAECAIRGGIVISDTSEALLTNNQVFSNLAAGVTVFSGSANRILSNSISDNQGLGIQLLGGGNGALDPPQLGKLAGTIVSGSSCSACRIELFTDSGDEGRYYVGMIIAGGNGAFALQLDSGGLYGPYLTATQTDALGNTSAFSPPIALPDAAPTPTPPPDQGMRLFVPLIGR; encoded by the coding sequence ATGCCCATGAAGCGCCACATGCCCGGCGGCCGCGCCACGGCGCTGCTCATGGCTGTGTTGCTGCTGCTCGGTGGGCCAGCGATGCCCCACGTATCTGCGCATACCCCTACCACTGCGGCGCCCCGCGCCGGGGCCGCTGCCGCGACGCCGCTAACCGCCATCTCCGTCACCGGCACGGCCGATCTCGCCGACGGCAACACGGCCTCGTTCGACGCGCTGGCCGGCCAGCCCGGCCCAGATGGCCTGATCTCGCTGCGCGAGGCGCTGCTGGCTGCTAATGCTACACCCGGCACCACGCCACTGACGATCGGCTTCGCCATTCCCACCAGCGATCGGGGCTACAGCAGCGCCAGCGGCACCTGGACGATCAGCCTGGGCGCCAGGGCGCTGCCCAACCTTGCGCGCGGCAGCCTCACGATCGCTGGCGACAGCCAGCCCGGCGGCGCGGCCGGCCATCCCAGCATTGTGATCGACGGCTACCAGGTGTACGAGGCGCCTGGCCTGAGCAATGGCCTCACAATCACCTCGGCGCAGAATAGCATTCGCGGCCTGACGCTCGTGAGCTTCTACGACGACGCGATCGTGATCGATGGGCCGGCTGCGGCGTTGAACCAGGTGGCTGGCTGCTATGTGGGCGTTGGTGCGGCCGGCGGGCCGGCTGCGGCCGCGAGCTACTTCGGCATCGAGATCCGCAACGGCGCGCACGACAACCTGATCGGCGGGGCCAGCCCGGCGGCGCGCAACCTGATCGGCGGCAACGAGCACTCGGGCATTCTGGTGCAGGGCGCGGGCACACGCGCAAACACGATCGCGAATAACTGGATTGGCACCGACGCCAGCGGCCAGGCGCGCCTGGCCAATAAGGTGGCAGGCATTATGATCAGCGGCGGCGCGCGCGATACCCTGGTCGGCGGCGCCAACCAGGGCAACCTGGTGTCGGGGAACGACATTGGCGTGTACCTCGACGGCGCGGTTGACACGACTGTGGCCGGGAATGTGATCGGCCTGGCCGCCGATGGGCACACCCCGCTGGGCAACCAGAGCGGCGGGGTGTTCGTAGTGCGTGGCGCGCAGAATAATCGCATCGGCGGCCCTAGCCCGGTGCTGCGCAATGTCATTTCGGGCAATGGAGCTGTTGCGACCGCATTCGGCCAGGGCATCTACATGTCCGACACGAGTACAACCGGCAATCTGGTGCTCGGCAACTACATCGGCACCGACACCAGCGGCAACGGCCCGGCCGGCAACTATCGCCAGGGCCTGCTGATCACCGCCGGGGCGCAGGCCAATCAGGTCGGCGATACAACCGCCGCTGCGGGCAATGTGATCGCATACAATGGGCTGGGCGGCATCCGCATCGACGCGCCGAACAACCGCGTGCTCGGCAACTTGATCGGCGTCGGCGCCGACGGGCATACCCGGCTCGGCAATCAGTCGAATGGCGTGCGCATCGGCGGCAACGACAACACGCTCGGGCCGAACAACCTGATCGCCAACAACCAGCACTCGGGCGTGCTGCTGCTGGGCAGCAACACCACCGTGATGAGCAACACGCTCGAGGCCAACGGCCGCTCGGGCCTGTGCGCGATCGGCCGCAACGCCACGATCGATCGCAACCTGGTGGTTCAGAATGGCGGTGGCGCCGGGCCTTGGGCAGAGTGCGCCATCCGCGGCGGGATCGTCATCTCCGACACCAGCGAGGCGCTGCTCACCAACAACCAGGTGTTCTCGAACCTGGCTGCCGGCGTGACGGTGTTCAGCGGCAGCGCGAACCGCATCCTGTCGAACAGCATCAGCGACAACCAGGGCCTCGGTATTCAGCTGCTCGGCGGCGGCAACGGCGCGCTCGACCCGCCGCAGCTTGGCAAGCTGGCCGGCACGATCGTGAGCGGCAGCAGCTGCTCGGCCTGCCGGATCGAGCTGTTCACCGATAGTGGCGACGAGGGCCGCTACTATGTGGGCATGATCATCGCCGGTGGCAATGGCGCCTTCGCGCTCCAGCTCGACTCAGGCGGCCTGTATGGCCCATACCTGACGGCCACGCAGACCGACGCGCTCGGGAATACGTCGGCGTTCTCCCCGCCGATCGCGCTGCCCGACGCGGCCCCAACGCCGACGCCCCCGCCCGACCAGGGCATGCGCCTGTTTGTGCCGCTGATTGGGCGCTAA
- the icd gene encoding NADP-dependent isocitrate dehydrogenase, with the protein MTASSAQVPAGKAITIKSGMLSVPDMPIIPFVEGDGTGPDIWRASVRVFDAAVAQAYGGKRKLMWHEVLAGEKAFKQTGSWLPDETVAAFQHYLVGIKGPLTTPVGGGIRSLNVALRQMLDLYVCLRPVRYFTGVPSPVKRPELVDMVIFRENTEDIYAGVEYRAGTPEAQQVLDFLRERFPKDFGKVRFGDLARSADWMRLIGLDAAAQVEVGIGMKPVSKLGAQRLIAAALQYAITHQRKSVTFVHKGNIMKFTEGAFRDWGYDLAEGAFGEYCYTWTQWERTKAARGEAAANAEQKAALAGGKVLVKDAIADIALQQVLTRPDDFDVIATLNLNGDYLSDALAAQVGGIGIAPGANINYVTGHAIFEATHGTAPKYANLDKVNPGSVILSGDMMLRYMGWSEAADLIIKGLEKAIANKTVTYDFARLMVGANEVSCSGFADAMIANM; encoded by the coding sequence ATGACCGCGTCAAGCGCACAGGTTCCAGCCGGCAAGGCGATCACGATTAAGAGCGGCATGCTGAGCGTGCCCGACATGCCGATCATCCCGTTCGTTGAGGGCGACGGCACTGGGCCTGATATCTGGCGGGCCAGCGTGCGCGTGTTCGATGCGGCCGTCGCGCAGGCCTACGGCGGCAAGCGTAAGCTGATGTGGCACGAGGTGCTGGCCGGCGAGAAGGCTTTCAAGCAGACCGGCAGCTGGCTGCCCGACGAGACTGTCGCGGCGTTTCAGCACTACCTGGTGGGCATCAAAGGCCCGCTGACCACGCCGGTAGGCGGTGGCATCCGCTCGCTGAACGTGGCGCTACGCCAGATGCTCGACTTATATGTGTGCCTGCGCCCGGTGCGCTACTTCACCGGCGTGCCCTCGCCGGTCAAGCGCCCCGAGCTGGTCGATATGGTCATCTTCCGTGAGAACACCGAAGATATCTACGCCGGTGTCGAATATCGCGCCGGCACGCCCGAGGCGCAGCAGGTGCTCGACTTCCTACGCGAGCGCTTTCCGAAAGACTTCGGCAAGGTGCGCTTCGGCGATCTGGCCAGGTCGGCCGATTGGATGCGGCTGATCGGGCTAGACGCCGCCGCGCAGGTCGAGGTTGGCATCGGCATGAAGCCGGTGAGCAAGCTCGGCGCGCAGCGGCTGATCGCCGCCGCGCTGCAGTATGCGATCACGCACCAGCGCAAGAGCGTGACGTTCGTTCACAAGGGCAATATCATGAAGTTCACCGAGGGCGCATTCCGCGACTGGGGCTACGATCTGGCCGAGGGCGCGTTCGGCGAGTACTGCTACACCTGGACGCAATGGGAGCGCACCAAGGCCGCGCGCGGCGAGGCTGCGGCCAACGCCGAGCAAAAAGCCGCGCTGGCAGGCGGCAAGGTGCTGGTGAAAGATGCCATCGCCGATATTGCGCTTCAGCAGGTGCTGACCCGGCCCGACGACTTCGATGTGATCGCGACGCTGAACCTGAACGGCGACTACCTGAGCGACGCGCTGGCCGCGCAGGTTGGCGGCATCGGCATTGCGCCGGGCGCGAACATCAACTATGTCACCGGCCACGCGATCTTCGAGGCCACCCACGGCACCGCGCCGAAGTATGCCAACCTCGACAAGGTCAACCCCGGATCGGTGATCCTCAGCGGCGATATGATGCTGCGCTATATGGGCTGGAGCGAAGCGGCCGACCTGATTATCAAGGGGCTTGAGAAGGCGATTGCGAATAAGACTGTAACCTACGACTTCGCACGCCTGATGGTCGGCGCTAACGAGGTGAGCTGCTCGGGCTTCGCCGACGCGATGATCGCCAACATGTAA
- a CDS encoding sigma-70 family RNA polymerase sigma factor, giving the protein MHAHTAEYPEHEGYDLFERAIVERDGHAWAVIYTRYRRLLLAWAQRFSRRLALNERADDLADQAFARAWAALTPEHFSRFPTLASLLAYLRSCVSSTVIDIARTRSAREQSLDTLEMSCEATPEQIVVGELERGEIWQIAGAATRSMQEQAVLVESFVYDQPPRSIHARHPELFPDVGSVYRAKRNLLERLQHNQSLQGLHLL; this is encoded by the coding sequence ATGCATGCACACACTGCCGAGTACCCCGAGCACGAAGGCTACGACCTGTTCGAGCGTGCGATCGTCGAGCGCGACGGGCATGCCTGGGCCGTGATCTACACGCGCTACCGCCGGCTGCTGCTGGCCTGGGCGCAGCGCTTCAGCCGGCGCCTGGCGCTCAATGAGCGGGCCGACGACCTGGCCGACCAGGCGTTTGCGCGGGCCTGGGCCGCGCTCACACCCGAGCACTTCAGCCGGTTCCCGACGCTGGCCAGCCTGCTGGCCTACCTGCGCAGCTGCGTGTCGAGCACCGTGATCGACATTGCCCGCACGCGCTCGGCCCGTGAGCAGTCGCTCGACACACTCGAGATGAGCTGCGAGGCCACGCCCGAGCAGATCGTCGTGGGCGAGCTCGAGCGCGGCGAGATCTGGCAGATCGCCGGCGCGGCCACCCGCAGCATGCAAGAGCAGGCCGTGCTGGTCGAGAGCTTTGTGTACGACCAGCCGCCGCGCAGCATTCACGCGCGCCACCCCGAGCTGTTCCCGGATGTCGGCAGTGTCTACCGCGCCAAACGCAACCTGCTCGAGCGGCTTCAGCACAACCAGAGCCTGCAGGGGCTGCACCTGCTGTAA
- a CDS encoding CBS domain-containing protein, with protein sequence MQTIPGRFNGQTIELLDDAPVDGEAYVLITFLEGSMELAAARQQRRSVSVAMYSFDTYRESLAKTMAKPSPSIDRQRPFSVGEVMTRKVIAVAPSANVMEAMHLMHQQGITSVLVEPGDDGEWGIMTMRDVLKRIVSANRAPEDVPVAEIATRPLIYVTAETSLRDCSRLMIDKNIRRAVVKEADQPVGIVSDTDIFQVVEERGWGPPERMEDDHL encoded by the coding sequence ATGCAAACCATTCCTGGTCGATTCAACGGGCAGACGATCGAGCTGCTCGATGACGCGCCGGTCGACGGCGAGGCATATGTGCTGATCACCTTCCTCGAGGGCAGCATGGAGCTGGCCGCAGCCCGCCAGCAGCGTCGATCGGTGAGTGTGGCCATGTATAGCTTCGATACGTACCGCGAGTCGCTGGCCAAAACCATGGCAAAACCCTCGCCGTCGATCGACCGCCAGCGACCGTTCAGCGTCGGCGAGGTGATGACCCGCAAGGTGATTGCGGTGGCGCCGAGCGCCAACGTCATGGAGGCCATGCACCTCATGCACCAGCAGGGCATCACCAGCGTGCTGGTCGAGCCGGGCGACGACGGCGAGTGGGGCATCATGACCATGCGCGACGTGCTGAAGCGGATCGTCAGCGCCAACCGCGCGCCCGAAGACGTGCCGGTGGCCGAGATTGCCACGCGCCCGCTGATCTACGTGACTGCCGAGACCAGCCTGCGCGATTGCAGCCGGCTCATGATCGACAAGAACATCCGCCGCGCGGTGGTGAAAGAGGCCGATCAGCCGGTGGGCATCGTCAGCGACACCGACATCTTCCAGGTGGTCGAAGAGCGCGGCTGGGGCCCGCCCGAGCGCATGGAGGACGATCATCTCTAG
- a CDS encoding class I SAM-dependent methyltransferase translates to MPRRRVRAHPGARGIRADYQQFGAQGYYQQFGAAYRNPHEPIVYDLLAQAVAHWRLPLGRVLDLACGSGEATLALRPLGAGTIDAADPYTGAAYAARTGQAAEPLSFEQIAAGALAGRRYDTIVCSFALHLAPLSRLPALAIQLGLLADYLLIITPHKRPAIRAEWGWAPLGELLSARVRARCYAAALAPGEPHGMV, encoded by the coding sequence ATGCCCCGTAGGCGTGTACGCGCCCATCCCGGCGCGCGCGGAATCCGCGCAGACTACCAGCAGTTTGGCGCGCAGGGCTACTATCAGCAGTTCGGCGCGGCCTATCGCAACCCGCACGAGCCGATCGTGTACGACCTGCTGGCCCAGGCGGTGGCGCACTGGCGCCTACCGCTCGGCCGCGTGCTCGACCTGGCCTGCGGCAGTGGCGAGGCGACCCTGGCGCTGCGGCCGCTTGGCGCCGGCACGATCGACGCGGCCGACCCCTACACCGGCGCGGCCTACGCCGCGCGCACCGGCCAGGCCGCCGAGCCGCTCAGCTTCGAGCAGATCGCGGCCGGCGCGCTGGCAGGCCGGCGCTACGACACGATCGTCTGTAGCTTCGCGCTGCACCTGGCGCCGCTCTCACGGCTGCCCGCGCTGGCCATCCAGCTCGGCCTGCTCGCCGACTACCTGCTGATCATTACCCCGCACAAGCGCCCGGCCATCCGCGCCGAGTGGGGCTGGGCGCCGCTGGGCGAGCTGCTGAGCGCGCGCGTGCGTGCGCGCTGCTACGCGGCGGCGCTGGCCCCAGGCGAGCCACACGGCATGGTATAA